Proteins encoded within one genomic window of Blattabacterium cuenoti:
- a CDS encoding RluA family pseudouridine synthase, translating into MTPVLKFIANQDQKPIRIDKFLMQLIPNISRNQIQKATRSGKILVNQHIIKKNNYLIKPFDLVIVEKTITNSSIFLDSSFFLENITEEKIPLNIIHEDEDLLVINKPAGIVVHPGFGHEKGTLIHGIKYHLKNFSNQKKFPPRLGLIHRIDKDTSGLLLIAKNEYSQKWLLKQFFYKTIYKKYIALVWGDLQKKEGSITGFIGRDPKNRKRRILFKNPSKGKYSITHYKVVEKFQYITYISCFIKTGKTHQIRAHFKYLGHPLFNDSTYGGNKIFMKKKLSKKNIEFFNMCLKILQRQALHAICLSFIHPNHKKCHFTCPIPEDFQNVLQKCKNQFSIKKN; encoded by the coding sequence ATGACTCCTGTATTAAAATTTATTGCAAATCAAGATCAGAAACCTATTAGAATTGATAAATTTTTGATGCAATTAATTCCAAATATTAGCAGAAATCAAATTCAAAAAGCGACTAGATCAGGAAAAATTTTAGTCAATCAACATATTATAAAAAAAAATAATTATTTAATAAAGCCTTTCGATTTGGTAATAGTAGAAAAAACTATTACAAATAGTTCTATTTTTTTAGATTCCTCTTTTTTTTTAGAAAATATTACTGAAGAAAAAATACCTCTTAATATCATTCATGAAGATGAAGATCTTTTAGTTATAAATAAACCTGCGGGAATAGTCGTACATCCAGGGTTTGGTCATGAAAAAGGAACATTAATTCATGGAATTAAATATCATTTAAAAAATTTTTCTAATCAAAAAAAATTTCCTCCCAGATTAGGGTTAATTCACAGAATAGATAAAGATACCTCAGGTTTACTTCTTATAGCAAAAAATGAATATTCTCAAAAATGGTTATTGAAACAATTTTTTTATAAAACTATTTATAAAAAATATATTGCTCTAGTATGGGGGGATTTACAGAAAAAAGAAGGAAGTATAACTGGATTTATAGGAAGAGATCCTAAAAATAGAAAGAGAAGGATTCTTTTTAAAAATCCTTCTAAAGGGAAATATTCAATAACTCATTATAAAGTTGTAGAAAAATTTCAATATATAACATATATTTCCTGTTTTATAAAAACAGGAAAAACACATCAAATAAGAGCTCACTTCAAATATTTAGGACATCCATTATTTAATGATTCTACTTATGGAGGAAATAAAATTTTTATGAAAAAAAAACTTTCAAAAAAAAATATTGAATTTTTCAATATGTGTTTAAAAATTTTACAAAGACAAGCATTACATGCTATTTGTCTTTCTTTTATTCATCCAAATCATAAAAAATGTCATTTTACATGTCCAATTCCTGAAGATTTTCAAAATGTTTTACAAAAATGTAAAAATCAATTTTCTATTAAAAAAAATTAA
- the mgtE gene encoding magnesium transporter — protein MFNSHKNDFQNNLNEKFLNNQTISYLVKLIQDYPNHIIKIFSLLKLCKATSVFKVLDFTVKKKIIEGLPPIKMMEFLNKLSVDDRVSFLENLPKNSLKDLIKYLNPEEKRKTLVSLGYPENSVGRLMIPYCLSVQDTWSVQEVLDYIRKEGKNSDVIEIVYIIDKTGKLVDDIKIREFLLVDTKTKVSDLMDGQYTALCVTDTEEEATKIFSMNNRVSLPVIDDQKILLGIVTIDDILWVLNENYREDIQKIGGMEVLNQSYLNVPLFRLIKKRAVWLTLLFIGEMITTTVMQQFSSVIEKAIVLALFIPLVVSSGGNSGSQAASLVIQAMALGEVKIKDWWIVMRREIICGFFLGSILGITGFIRIMTWHNINFYNYGPHWILVGLTISFSLIGVVLWGTFSGSMLPFIIKKFRGDPASSSTPFVATLVDVVGLIIYFSISYLLLKGTLL, from the coding sequence ATGTTTAATTCTCATAAGAATGATTTTCAAAATAATTTGAATGAAAAATTTTTAAATAATCAAACTATTAGTTATTTAGTAAAATTAATTCAGGATTATCCAAATCATATTATAAAAATATTTAGTTTATTAAAACTATGTAAAGCAACTTCTGTTTTTAAAGTTTTAGATTTTACTGTAAAAAAAAAAATCATAGAAGGTCTTCCACCAATTAAAATGATGGAATTTTTAAATAAATTATCAGTAGATGATCGTGTTTCCTTCTTGGAAAATCTTCCAAAAAATTCTTTAAAAGATTTAATTAAATATTTAAACCCTGAAGAAAAACGGAAAACATTAGTTTCTTTAGGATATCCTGAAAATAGTGTCGGTCGTTTAATGATTCCATATTGTCTATCCGTGCAAGATACTTGGAGTGTTCAAGAAGTATTAGATTATATACGAAAAGAAGGAAAAAATAGTGATGTCATAGAAATTGTATATATAATTGACAAAACAGGAAAATTAGTAGATGATATAAAAATACGAGAATTTTTATTAGTAGATACAAAAACTAAAGTATCTGATTTGATGGATGGACAATATACTGCATTATGTGTAACGGATACAGAAGAAGAAGCTACTAAAATATTTTCTATGAACAATAGAGTTTCACTTCCAGTAATAGATGATCAGAAAATTTTGTTGGGAATAGTAACCATAGATGATATTTTATGGGTATTGAATGAAAATTATAGAGAAGATATTCAAAAAATAGGAGGAATGGAAGTATTGAATCAATCTTATCTTAATGTTCCTTTATTTAGATTAATAAAGAAAAGAGCTGTCTGGCTAACTTTATTATTTATAGGAGAAATGATTACAACAACGGTAATGCAGCAATTTTCAAGTGTGATAGAAAAAGCAATTGTTTTAGCTTTATTCATTCCATTAGTAGTTTCAAGTGGAGGAAATAGCGGATCTCAAGCTGCAAGTTTAGTTATTCAAGCTATGGCTTTAGGAGAAGTAAAAATAAAAGATTGGTGGATAGTAATGCGAAGAGAAATAATATGTGGCTTTTTTTTAGGAAGTATTCTGGGAATAACAGGGTTCATACGTATTATGACTTGGCATAATATTAATTTTTATAATTATGGTCCCCATTGGATTTTGGTTGGATTAACTATTTCTTTTTCTTTGATAGGAGTAGTTTTATGGGGAACTTTTAGTGGATCTATGCTTCCTTTTATCATTAAAAAATTTAGAGGAGATCCAGCAAGTTCTTCTACTCCATTTGTGGCAACATTAGTAGATGTTGTTGGATTGATTATATATTTTTCTATTTCTTATCTCCTTCTTAAAGGAACCTTATTATAA
- a CDS encoding PASTA domain-containing protein yields MNYSKLCLIFIINLLISILILYKITDFALKWVDFYTKHGSYVVVPNLRSLTLDQSIELLKKLGLKYDVEISRYDPSFKPNQILSFSPGAGDHVKIGRHIYIQANAKIFQSTILPHIINKNKRTAIKLLHDNHIFVKEIKYVNDPSKDIVLKVFYQGKSIKYGYILPNLDSVTLMIGKGFEEKNFVIVPNVIGMDLQTATSTLRAKLFNIHDHSSTNENNINEEKIVYRQKPSPGNKIQKDKKYIEIWLTSKKNTTNQPKELLENLIKSHEKIIQNNEDNPKKNIEDKNHLEKKTKIETKKNENNKK; encoded by the coding sequence ATGAATTATTCAAAATTATGTTTGATATTCATAATCAATTTATTAATTTCTATATTGATTTTATACAAAATCACTGATTTTGCATTAAAATGGGTTGATTTTTATACAAAACACGGATCTTATGTTGTCGTTCCTAACCTTCGTTCCTTAACTTTAGATCAATCTATAGAACTTTTAAAAAAATTAGGATTAAAATATGATGTAGAGATATCTCGTTACGATCCTTCTTTTAAACCTAATCAAATTCTTTCCTTTTCACCAGGAGCAGGAGATCATGTGAAAATAGGAAGACATATATACATACAAGCTAATGCAAAAATATTCCAATCGACGATATTACCTCATATCATAAATAAAAATAAACGGACAGCTATTAAATTACTTCATGATAATCATATTTTTGTTAAAGAAATAAAATATGTAAATGATCCTTCTAAGGATATTGTTTTGAAAGTTTTTTATCAAGGAAAATCTATTAAATATGGATATATTCTCCCGAATCTTGATTCGGTGACTTTAATGATTGGAAAAGGATTTGAAGAAAAGAATTTTGTTATTGTTCCAAATGTAATTGGAATGGATTTACAGACTGCCACTTCTACTTTGAGAGCCAAATTGTTTAATATTCATGACCATTCATCAACAAATGAGAATAACATAAACGAAGAAAAAATCGTATATCGTCAAAAACCTTCTCCTGGAAATAAAATACAGAAGGATAAAAAATATATTGAAATTTGGTTAACTTCTAAAAAAAATACGACTAATCAACCAAAAGAATTACTGGAAAATTTAATAAAATCACATGAAAAAATAATTCAAAATAATGAGGATAACCCTAAAAAAAATATTGAAGATAAAAATCATTTAGAAAAAAAAACGAAAATTGAAACAAAAAAAAATGAAAATAATAAAAAATAG